In Methanobacterium veterum, a single genomic region encodes these proteins:
- a CDS encoding type II toxin-antitoxin system VapC family toxin: MKLDLDTNVFNNRQFCDWLFLQDKEKYLPAVAYMEYLYHHLKKGNTESMVDAFLEQMNIVVPFGKDEAVQAALGSFGNWDFGDNAREYTIGATAIKLNATLVTNNIKHFKWMENVTTPEDILKNTEL, translated from the coding sequence ATGAAACTGGACCTCGATACCAATGTGTTTAATAACAGACAATTCTGTGACTGGCTCTTTCTACAGGACAAAGAAAAGTATTTGCCTGCCGTTGCTTATATGGAATATCTTTACCATCATCTAAAAAAAGGAAACACAGAATCTATGGTTGATGCATTTTTAGAACAGATGAACATTGTTGTTCCATTTGGAAAAGATGAAGCAGTACAAGCGGCTCTTGGGTCTTTTGGAAATTGGGATTTTGGTGATAATGCTAGAGAATACACTATTGGAGCCACAGCTATCAAGCTAAATGCAACACTGGTTACAAATAATATAAAACATTTTAAATGGATGGAAAATGTTACTACGCCTGAAGACATACTTAAAAATACTGAGCTTTAA
- a CDS encoding AAA family ATPase yields the protein MKDLNINSINESLIENKYIPDDKIGTIVFIALSLKKPILIEGPPGTGKTELAKALSRSLKRDFFRIQCYEGITFEQVVGEWNYQKQLLFLEMARIEKQSTEIFHEEFFIKRSLLSAFKNKNPSIILIDELDKADEEVESFLLQALAEKEITVNDLGTFNLENDLLMVITSNSQRKLLNETKDRCLHLYIDYPSSQREKEIVNMHLPEAPQETVSEIVNIMQRIRKLKLSKKPSIRATVDLVKTLIAMDKEELDNDSFEKTLGVILKDEEDKEKVQSFRYFSK from the coding sequence ATGAAAGATTTGAATATAAATTCTATAAATGAATCTCTCATTGAAAATAAGTACATTCCAGATGACAAAATAGGCACCATAGTTTTCATCGCACTATCTTTAAAAAAACCTATTTTAATTGAAGGCCCTCCAGGCACCGGCAAAACAGAACTTGCAAAAGCACTGTCCAGATCGCTAAAGCGGGATTTTTTCAGAATACAGTGCTATGAAGGAATAACCTTTGAACAGGTTGTGGGAGAATGGAACTATCAAAAACAGCTTCTATTTTTAGAGATGGCCAGAATAGAAAAACAAAGCACAGAAATATTCCATGAAGAATTTTTTATAAAAAGATCACTACTTTCAGCTTTTAAAAATAAAAACCCCTCCATTATTTTAATAGATGAACTCGATAAGGCAGATGAAGAAGTTGAAAGTTTCTTACTTCAAGCCCTGGCAGAAAAAGAGATCACAGTAAATGATCTTGGGACTTTTAATCTTGAAAACGACCTTTTAATGGTTATAACTTCAAACTCTCAAAGAAAACTTCTAAATGAAACAAAGGATCGTTGTCTACACCTTTACATTGATTATCCTAGCTCTCAAAGAGAAAAGGAAATCGTAAACATGCATCTACCAGAGGCTCCTCAAGAAACTGTAAGTGAGATTGTTAACATTATGCAGAGAATAAGGAAGCTTAAACTCAGCAAAAAGCCTTCTATTCGTGCTACAGTTGATCTTGTTAAAACGTTAATCGCTATGGATAAAGAAGAGCTGGACAATGATTCATTTGAAAAAACTCTAGGAGTTATTTTAAAAGATGAAGAAGATAAAGAGAAAGTTCAAAGTTTCAGGTATTTTTCCAAATAA
- a CDS encoding ATP-binding cassette domain-containing protein has product MGNVIETTDITKRYDDFIAVNSINLEVPRNTVYGVLGPNGAGKTTLISMLCTILRPTSGTATVNGYDIVKQAKEVRESIGIVFQSRALDDILTGREHLEMHASLYGVPRDVREERIDEILELIALGKKVDEYIKTYSGGMKRRLEIGRGLIHHPKVLFLDEPTLGLDPQTRENIWEYIYNMTQTQDITVLLTTHYMEEADQLCDEVAIINKGEIITADSPSNLKRELKADTITLKVNDPEKFVEKANELKFTRDVFFTDGEVKMMVERGENLVPEVVEFASSHDIHINSIEVEHPNLEDVFIKYTGSKIVGEGR; this is encoded by the coding sequence ATGGGAAATGTTATAGAAACTACAGATATCACTAAACGATATGATGATTTCATTGCTGTGAATTCCATTAATCTGGAAGTTCCTAGAAATACGGTATATGGCGTGTTAGGACCTAATGGTGCTGGAAAAACTACACTTATATCTATGTTATGTACAATACTGCGCCCCACATCAGGAACTGCAACTGTAAATGGTTATGACATAGTAAAACAGGCTAAAGAAGTTAGGGAATCTATAGGGATAGTATTTCAATCCCGAGCTCTCGACGATATCTTGACTGGTAGAGAACATCTTGAAATGCACGCTTCTCTTTATGGAGTGCCTAGAGATGTTAGAGAAGAACGTATTGATGAAATTTTAGAACTCATAGCTCTGGGAAAAAAAGTGGACGAATACATAAAAACATACTCTGGAGGAATGAAAAGGAGACTTGAAATTGGTAGGGGACTTATACATCATCCTAAAGTGCTTTTTTTAGATGAACCTACCCTTGGATTGGACCCTCAAACACGGGAAAATATTTGGGAGTATATTTACAATATGACTCAAACTCAGGATATTACTGTGCTTTTAACCACTCACTATATGGAAGAGGCAGATCAGCTGTGTGATGAAGTGGCCATCATAAATAAAGGGGAGATAATCACTGCAGATTCTCCAAGTAACCTTAAAAGAGAATTAAAAGCAGATACTATAACTCTTAAAGTAAATGATCCTGAAAAATTTGTGGAAAAGGCTAACGAACTGAAATTTACCAGAGATGTTTTCTTTACAGACGGCGAAGTGAAAATGATGGTAGAGCGAGGCGAAAATTTAGTACCTGAGGTGGTAGAATTTGCAAGTTCCCACGATATTCATATAAATTCGATAGAGGTGGAACACCCTAACCTGGAAGATGTTTTTATTAAATATACTGGTTCTAAAATAGTTGGGGAGGGAAGATAA
- a CDS encoding TIGR03557 family F420-dependent LLM class oxidoreductase, whose product MVEIGYKLGSEKYPPLELVHNAKRAEDAGFDFAMISDHYHPWINKEGNSPFVWGTLGGISQATESIPVATGVTCPTFRIHPAIIAQAAATAASMLPGRFMLGVGSGENLNEHILGDEWPPTPTRIDMLAEAVDIIRTLWNGGNGLQDYDGCYYTVENAKVYTKPEELPPIYIAAEGEMASELAGTSGDGLIAQSPEENITKKFNESGGEGKPCYGEAAVCWAEDDNEAKRTAYKYWPIKANTVQLNGDLSTPSHFEQLGGIINEDILAEQMVCSSDPQDHIDEIKSYVDAGFDHVCIQHVGKDQPGFIEFCEREILPEFRD is encoded by the coding sequence ATGGTTGAGATCGGTTATAAACTGGGTAGTGAAAAATACCCCCCATTAGAATTAGTGCATAATGCTAAAAGAGCAGAAGATGCGGGATTTGATTTTGCGATGATTTCAGATCATTATCACCCCTGGATAAATAAAGAAGGGAACAGCCCTTTTGTCTGGGGTACACTTGGAGGTATATCCCAGGCAACAGAAAGCATACCTGTTGCAACAGGGGTTACCTGCCCCACATTTAGAATACATCCTGCAATTATTGCTCAAGCTGCAGCTACGGCCGCATCAATGCTTCCAGGAAGATTTATGCTGGGAGTAGGTTCTGGAGAAAATTTAAATGAACATATTTTAGGCGATGAATGGCCCCCAACCCCTACAAGAATAGACATGCTTGCAGAAGCTGTAGATATAATTAGAACCCTGTGGAATGGAGGCAATGGACTGCAGGATTATGATGGATGTTATTACACGGTTGAAAATGCAAAGGTCTATACCAAACCTGAAGAATTACCTCCAATTTATATAGCTGCAGAAGGAGAAATGGCATCTGAATTAGCTGGGACAAGTGGCGACGGATTAATAGCACAGTCTCCTGAAGAAAACATAACAAAAAAATTTAATGAATCTGGAGGAGAAGGCAAACCATGTTATGGTGAGGCTGCAGTCTGTTGGGCAGAAGATGACAATGAAGCAAAACGTACAGCTTACAAATACTGGCCAATAAAAGCAAATACAGTCCAGTTAAATGGAGATTTGTCAACACCATCCCATTTTGAACAGCTTGGAGGAATAATTAACGAAGATATTCTCGCTGAACAAATGGTCTGCAGCAGCGATCCTCAAGACCACATAGATGAGATTAAAAGCTATGTTGATGCAGGTTTTGATCATGTCTGTATTCAGCATGTAGGTAAAGACCAGCCAGGTTTCATAGAATTCTGCGAGAGGGAAATTTTACCAGAATTTAGAGACTAA
- a CDS encoding DUF488 domain-containing protein: protein MIYTIGHSNMTQKSFVDILKSFKIDIVVDVRSSPYSKFVSHFNREDIKRSLIENGMRYIFLGDYIGGKPRDKKYYENGEVNYRLIAQSDRYIEGINRIIELNNENNIVLMCSEEDPYNCHRHNLITQTLVKKGLEVTHIRKNSKIDKITNLDKKDIQTTLF, encoded by the coding sequence ATGATTTACACAATAGGTCACAGCAACATGACTCAGAAATCTTTTGTTGATATACTGAAGTCATTTAAAATAGATATTGTAGTAGATGTGCGCAGTTCACCCTACAGCAAGTTCGTATCCCATTTCAACCGAGAGGATATCAAGAGAAGTTTGATTGAAAATGGTATGAGATACATATTCCTTGGTGACTATATCGGCGGAAAACCCAGAGATAAGAAATATTATGAAAACGGTGAAGTAAATTACAGGTTAATAGCACAAAGTGACCGTTATATCGAAGGGATAAACAGGATAATTGAACTGAATAACGAGAATAATATTGTTCTAATGTGTAGTGAGGAAGATCCTTATAACTGCCACAGACATAATTTAATAACTCAAACTCTTGTTAAAAAAGGTTTAGAAGTAACTCATATCAGAAAAAACAGCAAAATAGACAAAATAACTAATTTAGATAAAAAAGATATTCAAACAACTTTGTTTTGA
- a CDS encoding pyridoxamine 5'-phosphate oxidase family protein, whose protein sequence is MNMIKIPAMDKEEYDELIKQNFIGRIAFKGENYPYITPFMYIFDGGFLYFLSTKYGKKIKEIKLNSNVAVEIEKYSEDMSNYKFANLQGRIVEVEDEEDKKKIKEMFIQMIKDKNLSNKALAAIGHSPDESIQLILEEDRTMVWKLVDLKQIVALKNP, encoded by the coding sequence ATGAACATGATAAAAATTCCAGCTATGGACAAGGAAGAATATGATGAGTTAATTAAACAAAATTTTATTGGTCGAATTGCATTTAAAGGAGAAAATTATCCCTATATCACCCCATTCATGTACATCTTTGACGGAGGATTCCTTTATTTTCTGTCAACAAAGTACGGTAAAAAAATTAAAGAAATTAAGCTGAATTCAAATGTAGCTGTTGAAATAGAAAAATATTCCGAAGATATGTCCAATTATAAATTTGCAAATCTTCAAGGACGTATAGTTGAAGTAGAGGATGAAGAGGATAAAAAAAAGATTAAAGAAATGTTTATACAAATGATCAAAGATAAAAACCTCTCAAATAAAGCTTTAGCTGCTATAGGTCACTCTCCCGATGAATCTATCCAATTGATCCTGGAAGAAGACAGAACTATGGTGTGGAAACTAGTAGACTTAAAACAAATTGTTGCCCTTAAAAATCCATGA
- a CDS encoding UvrD-helicase domain-containing protein, with product MRIYPSWEKIEKFKEPLTEGENALARFLDDNLPEDWKIFIRPYLNNGRPDIVILNPNVGLMIYSVKEWKSVNYDHEYNLEETSAYIKQVNNYRNKIIEQIIPDMGEKIDENNRLFALVQTGIYIHNISGDNARELFDNRNYPTIAGFDDLTEENVKYVVPGAGFERSSYMAKAWADEIEFWLNPPFHSKRHGEKLKLTAKQKNHSKPKPGHRRIRGAAGSGKTLVIAYRAAKLAAEGHKVLVMTFNLTLWHYIKDMIARAPFDFEWKNITFNHFHGFCNDILNELSVPKPSKNYFDEVVPKVEDAISDINIDRFKFDAILIDEGQDCKWEWYNLLSKFLNERDELLFVCDKNQNIYGRELSWIDNMASVKFRGRWGELNTIYRLPPKIGSVANKFSETFGLDNMIESEEYAQLTLFERPPIFKWKNIKQIDWLHEIKNAYTLLKYQQRGFGEGQASDIVILLPTKKMGMKAVKLFKKRNIDVNHVFEEDRTRYSRHKKAFPLEDSRLKISTIHSFKGWEAIHVIMLIPTRWNGDENLDSMVYTAMTRTRKNLIVLNSNERYMEFGDSLSRKSDDKNKE from the coding sequence ATGAGAATTTATCCTTCTTGGGAGAAAATCGAAAAATTTAAGGAACCTCTAACTGAAGGCGAAAATGCACTGGCCCGTTTTCTGGATGACAACTTACCTGAAGATTGGAAAATTTTTATAAGGCCTTACCTAAATAACGGCCGTCCGGATATTGTCATCTTAAACCCTAATGTAGGATTAATGATTTACTCTGTTAAAGAATGGAAATCTGTAAATTATGACCATGAATATAACCTGGAAGAAACTTCGGCCTATATAAAGCAGGTGAATAATTACAGGAACAAGATAATTGAGCAAATAATCCCTGATATGGGCGAGAAAATCGATGAAAATAACAGATTATTTGCACTTGTACAGACTGGAATCTATATACATAATATAAGTGGAGACAATGCAAGGGAACTATTTGACAACCGTAATTATCCAACAATAGCAGGTTTCGATGACTTAACTGAAGAAAATGTTAAATATGTAGTTCCAGGTGCAGGTTTTGAAAGAAGCAGTTATATGGCAAAAGCGTGGGCTGATGAAATAGAATTCTGGCTGAACCCACCATTTCACAGTAAAAGACATGGTGAAAAACTTAAATTAACTGCAAAACAAAAGAACCACTCAAAACCTAAACCCGGACATAGACGTATTCGAGGAGCTGCAGGCAGTGGAAAAACTCTGGTCATAGCATACAGGGCAGCAAAATTAGCAGCTGAAGGACATAAAGTTCTTGTAATGACCTTCAACCTCACACTCTGGCACTATATTAAGGATATGATTGCAAGGGCACCATTTGACTTTGAGTGGAAAAACATTACATTCAACCATTTCCACGGGTTCTGCAACGACATTTTAAATGAACTATCTGTACCAAAACCCAGTAAAAATTACTTCGATGAAGTTGTCCCGAAAGTGGAAGATGCAATTTCTGATATCAACATTGACAGGTTCAAATTCGATGCAATACTCATCGATGAAGGCCAGGACTGTAAATGGGAATGGTACAATTTACTATCTAAATTTTTAAATGAAAGAGACGAGCTCCTGTTTGTCTGTGATAAAAACCAGAATATCTACGGGCGTGAACTCAGCTGGATTGACAATATGGCCAGTGTCAAGTTCCGCGGTAGATGGGGGGAGCTGAACACAATCTACCGGCTGCCGCCAAAAATAGGTTCTGTGGCCAATAAATTCAGCGAAACCTTTGGCCTGGATAATATGATTGAATCAGAAGAATATGCACAGTTGACACTTTTTGAAAGGCCGCCCATTTTTAAATGGAAAAACATAAAACAGATAGACTGGCTTCATGAAATAAAAAATGCATACACACTGCTCAAATATCAGCAGAGGGGCTTTGGAGAAGGCCAGGCATCAGATATTGTTATTCTACTTCCCACCAAAAAGATGGGAATGAAAGCTGTCAAGCTGTTTAAAAAAAGGAATATCGACGTCAACCATGTCTTTGAAGAAGACAGAACTAGATATTCCCGCCACAAAAAGGCATTTCCCCTTGAAGACAGCCGTTTAAAGATAAGTACCATTCACAGCTTCAAGGGATGGGAAGCAATTCACGTTATCATGTTGATTCCCACAAGATGGAACGGTGATGAGAATCTTGACTCCATGGTTTATACCGCAATGACCAGAACCCGGAAAAATCTAATTGTTTTGAACTCCAATGAGAGGTACATGGAATTTGGGGATAGTCTATCTAGAAAATCAGATGATAAAAATAAGGAATAA
- a CDS encoding rhodanese-like domain-containing protein, which yields MIFEIIKSEGIAHKSYFIGSKGEAAVIDPRRDCDSYVGYSKKHDMEITHIFETHCNEDYVIGSLELSKRVNAKIYHGKNLDFAYGNPVSEGEKFNIGSVELEILETPGHTDESISIVLTDKEVSDDAYMIFTGDALFAGEVGRTDLYGEEKVYEMAGKLYDSLHQKILLLGDHILVYPAHGSGSVCGADIRESEFTTIGYEKKTNHALQMNKEEFIKFKLNEKMVKAPYFDKMVEYNKNGAPILCRLPYPHPLNLSEFKKHMKDTQAVDVRMAASYAGGHIPNTLNIWKYGLTYFAGWTLNYEDPITIIDENNEYMDQILRYLIRLGYDNIFGYLAGGFTSWYTKGEEIETVDIWSVHELKERQDDDSIFILDVRESREWEDGYIDGAYHIYVGDLQYCLDEVPKDKYIVVYCDTGNRASIAASILKNNRYKKVANVLGSISAWKAAGYPLVK from the coding sequence ATGATATTTGAAATAATCAAAAGCGAAGGAATAGCACATAAATCCTATTTTATAGGATCAAAAGGAGAAGCTGCAGTTATAGATCCCAGGAGAGACTGTGACTCATATGTAGGCTATTCAAAAAAACATGATATGGAAATAACTCACATATTTGAAACTCACTGTAATGAAGATTATGTAATTGGTTCACTTGAACTTTCAAAAAGAGTAAATGCCAAAATATATCACGGTAAGAATTTAGATTTTGCCTATGGAAATCCTGTAAGTGAAGGGGAAAAGTTTAACATAGGCTCTGTTGAATTAGAAATTCTTGAAACACCAGGACATACCGATGAGAGCATATCAATCGTGCTCACAGATAAAGAAGTGTCTGATGATGCATATATGATCTTTACAGGTGATGCCCTTTTTGCAGGTGAAGTTGGAAGAACTGACCTTTACGGTGAGGAAAAAGTGTATGAAATGGCAGGGAAACTTTATGACAGCCTCCATCAAAAGATCCTTCTTTTAGGTGACCATATTCTTGTTTATCCAGCACATGGATCTGGTTCTGTATGCGGGGCAGATATCCGTGAAAGTGAATTTACAACAATAGGGTATGAAAAGAAAACCAATCATGCCCTCCAAATGAATAAAGAGGAGTTTATTAAGTTTAAATTAAATGAAAAAATGGTTAAGGCACCTTATTTTGATAAAATGGTCGAATATAATAAAAATGGAGCCCCTATCCTCTGCAGACTTCCATATCCTCATCCATTAAACCTAAGTGAATTTAAAAAACACATGAAAGACACCCAGGCTGTAGACGTTAGAATGGCTGCAAGTTATGCAGGCGGGCATATCCCCAACACATTAAACATCTGGAAATACGGCCTGACCTATTTTGCGGGATGGACGCTTAATTATGAAGACCCAATTACCATAATTGACGAGAATAATGAGTACATGGATCAAATTTTGAGATACCTCATAAGGCTTGGATACGATAACATATTTGGATACTTGGCGGGTGGATTTACCAGCTGGTACACAAAAGGAGAAGAAATAGAAACAGTTGATATCTGGTCTGTACATGAATTAAAAGAGCGCCAAGATGATGATTCAATATTCATTCTTGATGTGAGAGAGTCCAGAGAATGGGAAGACGGATATATTGATGGTGCCTACCATATCTACGTCGGAGACCTGCAGTACTGCCTTGATGAAGTTCCCAAAGATAAATATATTGTTGTATACTGCGATACTGGAAATAGAGCCAGCATAGCAGCCAGTATATTGAAAAATAACAGATATAAAAAAGTTGCTAATGTTTTAGGCAGTATAAGTGCATGGAAAGCAGCGGGATATCCCCTGGTTAAATGA
- a CDS encoding DUF2115 family protein, which yields MKTSQLLLKLKECMEKYKPKMEDSGEEDSLNQIMSRYNLENFNEILNSSCNGLDEEVDAEELKDLQNRIDHYFSLYTPDDKDFKEFIKAISIYLIFIAKKPLHPPGIVFSNGAFKISDFESLQTQPKVMTEGVYEKEGVYYCTGKRIFINDKLSLCKYCVCKGID from the coding sequence ATGAAAACTTCACAGTTACTTTTGAAGCTTAAAGAATGTATGGAAAAATACAAACCGAAAATGGAGGATAGTGGAGAAGAAGATTCTCTAAATCAAATTATGTCCAGATACAATTTGGAAAATTTCAATGAGATATTAAACTCATCATGCAACGGATTGGACGAAGAAGTTGATGCAGAAGAATTAAAAGACCTTCAAAACAGGATTGATCATTATTTTAGTTTATATACACCAGATGATAAAGATTTTAAAGAATTTATCAAGGCAATATCTATATATTTGATTTTTATTGCAAAAAAGCCGTTACATCCTCCAGGAATTGTATTTTCAAATGGTGCTTTCAAAATCTCAGATTTTGAGAGCCTTCAAACACAACCAAAGGTTATGACGGAAGGGGTATATGAAAAAGAAGGTGTTTATTACTGTACTGGAAAGCGTATTTTTATTAATGATAAGCTGTCGTTATGTAAATATTGTGTTTGTAAGGGAATAGATTAG
- a CDS encoding ABC transporter permease: protein MPELEGIYTIWLRETKRYVRYRSRILTSVVTPLLWLLIFGTGLGSAIRFGGIPGGYQAFIYPGIIGQTILFTTIFSGLSVIMDRQYGFLKEIMVAPISRPSIVLGKSLGIGTAALIQGVILLLLSFVVGVQMTVVAFIISIVLIIIISLGFAGLGLLIASLTDSMEGFNLIMSFIVLPIFLLSGALFPVTGLPTWLQFAVYLDPLTYGVDALRSVILNQSALPLELSTLVISAFALLMIFVSAYMFTKREQGLM from the coding sequence ATGCCTGAACTGGAAGGAATATATACCATCTGGCTTAGGGAAACTAAAAGATACGTCAGGTACCGCTCAAGAATTTTGACTTCAGTAGTAACTCCTCTCTTATGGCTTTTGATATTTGGAACTGGTTTAGGCTCTGCGATACGCTTTGGAGGAATTCCTGGTGGATATCAGGCTTTCATTTATCCAGGCATCATTGGGCAGACAATTTTGTTTACCACTATATTTTCGGGATTATCTGTAATCATGGATCGGCAGTATGGGTTCTTAAAAGAGATAATGGTAGCTCCAATATCTCGTCCATCAATCGTACTGGGTAAATCACTGGGTATCGGCACAGCGGCATTGATTCAGGGAGTTATTTTATTACTGCTTTCATTTGTAGTCGGAGTTCAAATGACAGTCGTTGCATTCATAATCAGTATTGTGCTGATAATTATTATATCGCTGGGATTTGCAGGTTTAGGATTGTTAATTGCGTCCTTAACTGACAGCATGGAAGGATTTAACCTGATAATGAGTTTCATTGTGCTGCCAATATTTCTATTAAGCGGGGCTCTTTTCCCTGTTACAGGGCTTCCTACATGGCTCCAATTTGCAGTATACTTAGATCCTCTTACATATGGAGTTGATGCACTTAGAAGTGTTATTTTAAATCAGTCTGCACTTCCTCTGGAGCTCAGCACACTGGTCATATCTGCATTTGCACTGTTGATGATTTTCGTGTCTGCTTACATGTTTACCAAAAGAGAACAGGGACTGATGTAA
- a CDS encoding AbrB/MazE/SpoVT family DNA-binding domain-containing protein — translation MVSVTKKYQVTIPKKVRDDLNIHQGDKVVFVKNNEGNWVMMTVHELRDKMMEASENIEETVKKSREGFKK, via the coding sequence ATGGTAAGTGTTACAAAAAAATATCAGGTAACCATTCCAAAGAAAGTGAGGGATGACCTTAACATTCATCAAGGAGACAAGGTAGTTTTCGTGAAAAACAATGAAGGGAACTGGGTTATGATGACAGTCCATGAATTACGTGATAAAATGATGGAAGCATCAGAAAATATTGAAGAAACCGTAAAAAAATCACGAGAAGGCTTTAAAAAATGA